In Cyanobacteria bacterium GSL.Bin1, the genomic window CTGAATCAGTTTCTTGAAAGAGGGTTATCTTCAATTTTAATCGGGTTTAATGCGATACCCCAACCCTGCCCATAAACGGTTTCAATCCATTGATCGACATTAAGATCAGATAATAGTCTAACTTATGAGTTTGATACGGCTTTTAGCAAACACAGTCATTGTCACAGCAGGAAAGATCATCGAGAAACAGCCCTTCTTGGCGATAAGTTTCCAAGGGAGTCGTATCAATTCCCAGACGTTGCGCGATTGCCTCTGGCACCGAATCTTCGATTCGATCGCGCTAGCAACAACAGCAAATCGTTACGTCTTCTACAGTAATTTGCTAATTCTGCAAAGCGTCTAATACGGGTAAAACATCTTGTTTCTCTTTTACTTCAGGGAGTCGATCAGTCTCAAAGACTGTTATTGATTGATCATCAGCGTCAATGAGATAACCTAATTTTGTCCCCTTCAAATATCTAGTGGAATGAAAAGTGGAAAGACTCAGTTAACATGAATACAAAACCCCGTATTAAGTGACTCAAAATTTTATGGCACAAACGATCTCTTCTCCAATCACGTTAGAGGAGTTTCTAACCATGCCGACAAGCCAGGAGCGTTATGAACTCGTTGAAGGAAATATTGTTGCTAAGATGGCTCCCCAACGCTTTCATTCCAAAACCCAGCGTGCTTTATTACGTTACTTGGAAGAATGGGGAGAGTCTCGTGGTGAGGTAGGGATTGAATGGTCAGTAATTCTTCAGCGACGGGGTAAAGATTGGGTTCCCATTCCTGATTTATTGTTTGTGTCTCAAGAGCGCTTACCAGAGAATTTAGGAGATGAACCTTGTCCAGTACCGCCAGATTTAGCGATTGAAATTATCTCACCCAGTCAAACGTTTGGTGAGATGGCTGAAAAGGCAATGGATTACTTAAATGCAGGGGTGTTGCGGGTGTGGGTCGTTGATCCGCAAGCTCAAAGCATCACCGTATTTGCTCCTTATGCGATGCCGATTACTTATCGCGGAGATGAAAACCTACTGACTGATAGTACCTTACCTGACTTGAGATTAACGGCTCACGCCCTGTTTACGCAAGCTGGCTTGACTTGAAGACTCTCATCAATCAATCACAGATTATGTTGGGAGATTGATACCACTTTTAGCAAACACAGTCATTGTCACAGCAGGAAAGATTATCTAAAGAGGCGATCTGAAAATTCTATAATTTCAACCAACTAAATGGATAACCAAGGCACCTCAAACCAACGGGTAGGACTTTACGGTAAATTTGCTTGCAACCTAGTAAATAGGCAAAAGCTGGGTAAATATATACTTACCCAGCTTTTCGGTATAACGGCTTAACAACTTAATTTGAGAGTGAGAGAGGAGCAGAGGAGTGATTTATGCCGTCCTCAACTAACGAAAATAAAATTTACAGAAGTCCCCAAAAAGGAGATGAGCTCACAGACTCAACAGCGAGAACTTCTCAATTGGTATCATCTAGTCGAGAATTTACATAAAGTGGGAGGTTCTATCAAACGCCTGAAGCAAGCTGAAACTCTACTTTGGCAAGGAAAAGTTGAGGAAACGATGGCTTCGCCGGCGCCGGAGGCGCATCGCGCTGTTTGATTCTCTGAAAAAGAAGGAAGCGATTAATTTTTGCCGGTACTTACGCAAACATCAACATCGGATTGTTAATTACGAGTATTATCACTACTGAACAAATCTGTTCGATTGGCTCAGGTGCTGTCGAATCAGCAATCAAGCAAATCAGTAGTCGCATCAAAATTTCAGGAGCCCAATGGAGAGAGGAAAATGTTGCTCAAGTTCTCGCCCATCGATGTGCCTACCTTAATGGACTGATTGGAGTTCAAAGGTGACATGCTCCCTCATTGATTCTTTGGTTGTGCTATTCATAGTTAAATTTTGTGCAATAGTTCCTAGATTATAATGATAATTATTCTCATAGTCTAGCAAGGATGATTACTCCTGACAATTTTGGGGGAAGGAAGACAAGCGACACCAATGATTAATTGAGATGCCACTTGTTAGGAAGAGTCAGCAGGAATGAAGAAGAATCAAGACCGGATTAGGATTTGGCTTTTGATTCAATTTCTTGGCGTAAAGTTTGGGCGACCTTTACCATATTGGCAAAGCTAGTCGCCAAAGGGAAGGCATCCGCCGCCCAGGAGAGATAACTGTTCCAACGTTCGGGTTTGAGGGGAAATCCTTCCCGCAGGGCGGGTTCATCCATCTGAATCATTTTTGCCCCGGCTGCTTCCAAATCGGCGACTTCATCTCGTAAGGCAAGGGCAATTTGCATCGCTTGATTGCTCACTGTTTTGAACTTGCCATTCTGCGGACATTTTTGGCGATGCCCAGCCATTCCAGAATTCGGATCATCTGCCAAACCAAATCAATTTCCCACGCTTTGCACGAGAATTGAGCGGACGACTGAACCGCATGATGGTTGTTATGCCATCCTTCACCAAAACTCAAGAGTGCTACCCACCAACAATTTGTAGACCGATCGCTGAGATCAAAATTGCGATAGCCAAACAGATGACAGGCACTATTGACAAAAAACGTCGTATGAAAGCCAACAAACAAGCGGACAAATGTTCCCCAGATCAGAAATGGCATTCCCCCTAACCCGTAAAGTAAGGCAGCAAGGGCAATCTGCAAGATCAGATAATACTGATGACAAAACTCGTAAAATGGATCATTGGCGATATCTTTGGTAAAGTGAGCCAATTTCCCCTGACTCGGAACCTCATGTAAGACCCAATTGATATGACTCCACCAAAAGCCTTGGGTCGAATCATGAGGGTCTTGGGGGGAGTCCGTGTAAAGATGGTGCATCCGATGATACCCCACCCAACCTTTAACACCCCCTTGACCGGCTAAGGTCCCGCAGAAGATAAAACAGTATTCTAGTGCTTTAGGGACTTTAAAACTGCGATGGGAAGCCAGGCGATGATAGCCGAGAGAAATTCCCAAACCAATCGTTATGCAGTGGAGGACAATCGCGACCCCCACAGCAGAGAGACTAAAGTGACTGGGAAAGACGGCTAATAATGCGCCTAAATGAATGATGACAACAACTAAAACCAGTTCCCAACGCAGTCGCGGTGGTCGAGTGTGATCAGTTTTGTCTTGATTATTGTCTTGATTGCAGATTGGGTTTGCCATACGGAGTGGTAAAGATGAAAATAATTGCTAACAGAACTGCAACACAGGGCAAGACAAGAGTTACTTTCACTGTGCTGTTGTAAAGTTAAACGAGGCCAAAAATTCCTCATTCAAACTTCTATTCAGCAAAGCAATGAGTCATACTCGCTGCTACTAATCGTTTCTATTTGGTTTGGACAATTCTTCAACGCTTAGGTTGGGAAATTGAACAGTAAGCGATTCCAATCGCCATGATTCCAATTTTCTGATTCAGACCAACACCATTGAATTGGAAACGCCATCAAAGATAGCAAGAATTTGTAAGTGTCAAAACAGATTACTTCTGCACTGAAGCCTAATTTGAATTGACTTCGCCTGGAAAGAAGAGATTGTAAGTTAACCATCATCTAAAACCTCGTAGATGAAAATGAGCAATATTGGTAGTTGTTCAATTGGGCGGGCATTCTGACTGAGAAACAATTAATGTTTCATCACAGCTGCGGGACAGCGTCGGATTCACACCGAACTTTCCCCGTTTCCTTCAACAGGTGGCCTCTGTTGAAACCATTTTTACCAATGAGAGTATCCTAACATACCCTGTCTTCTGCTCAACTTCAATTCCTATCTTTTAATTAATGTTCTATGATTCGGGGCTTTAGATAAGATAGCATTAATACTAATCAGCTATCGCTAATCTTTTTCAATCTTGTGCTTACTTTTGAGGAGTCCAATTATGTCATTAATTCATTG contains:
- a CDS encoding Uma2 family endonuclease, whose translation is MAQTISSPITLEEFLTMPTSQERYELVEGNIVAKMAPQRFHSKTQRALLRYLEEWGESRGEVGIEWSVILQRRGKDWVPIPDLLFVSQERLPENLGDEPCPVPPDLAIEIISPSQTFGEMAEKAMDYLNAGVLRVWVVDPQAQSITVFAPYAMPITYRGDENLLTDSTLPDLRLTAHALFTQAGLT
- a CDS encoding acyl-CoA desaturase; this encodes MANPICNQDNNQDKTDHTRPPRLRWELVLVVVIIHLGALLAVFPSHFSLSAVGVAIVLHCITIGLGISLGYHRLASHRSFKVPKALEYCFIFCGTLAGQGGVKGWVGYHRMHHLYTDSPQDPHDSTQGFWWSHINWVLHEVPSQGKLAHFTKDIANDPFYEFCHQYYLILQIALAALLYGLGGMPFLIWGTFVRLFVGFHTTFFVNSACHLFGYRNFDLSDRSTNCWWVALLSFGEGWHNNHHAVQSSAQFSCKAWEIDLVWQMIRILEWLGIAKNVRRMASSKQ